One Bacteroidota bacterium genomic region harbors:
- the rbfA gene encoding 30S ribosome-binding factor RbfA, which yields MDSRRQEKFAKLIQRDLGDIFLQKTSSLFKGNFITISGVKVSPDLGYAKIYLSFFKADKPNDLLDIVQLHAKEIRHELAAKIKNQVRKIPELEFYIDDSLDYVEHMEGVFKKIKDEEQRTIAHQSKG from the coding sequence AAAATTCGCGAAACTTATTCAGCGAGACTTGGGGGATATTTTCCTTCAGAAAACATCCTCATTGTTTAAGGGTAATTTTATTACCATTAGTGGGGTAAAAGTATCGCCCGACTTGGGCTACGCTAAAATATATCTAAGCTTTTTTAAAGCGGATAAACCAAACGATTTGTTGGATATTGTGCAATTGCATGCTAAAGAAATAAGGCATGAACTTGCTGCCAAAATAAAAAATCAGGTACGCAAAATACCTGAACTTGAATTTTATATTGACGACAGCTTGGATTATGTGGAACACATGGAAGGTGTGTTTAAAAAGATAAAAGACGAAGAGCAACGCACTATAGCCCATCAAAGCAAAGGATAA